From a single Botrytis cinerea B05.10 chromosome 16, complete sequence genomic region:
- the Bcecm15 gene encoding Bcecm15, with translation MTSSTSESSAIDYTNLPTPTRAVADFCLIPIGTPTASVSKEVAAVQRLMKASGLSYSMHSAGTTVEGTWDEVMRLIGQAHTLVHQNGVLRVQTDIRAGTRTDKEQHFSEKVTKVESLLAGEEDGGK, from the exons ATGACCTCTTCAACCTCAGAAAGTAGCGCAATCGACTACACGAATCTTCCTACACCCACACGAGCCGTTGCAGATTTCTGTTTGATTCCC ATCGGAACTCCGACCGCTTCGGTATCGAAAGAAGTCGCTGCCGTGCAGCGATTGATGAAGGCTAGTGGGTTGAGCTATAGTATGCATTCTGCTGGTACTACTGTTG AAGGTACCTGGGACGAAGTAATGCGCCTGATAGGTCAAGCGCACACGCTCGTCCATCAAAACGGGGTGTTGCGTGTTCAGACTGACATTAGAGCGGGTACGCGGACGGATAAGGAACAACATTTTTCGGAGAAGGTTACGAAGGTCGAGAGTTTGCTTGCTGGAGAGGAAGACGGTGGGAAGTAG
- the CND8 gene encoding CND8, which yields MHANEVPSKDGEKYVVVKVEKDATTSTQASSDAGKDEDIKCPEILYKVQYKDVGGEIKGTKELAAPYKLKKTTYRDSEIPILEVLYSVTIWFPTIYGKKKGKKDKDDDNVVSSEMKDENDFDERSMEEKELIIHSPHIMKALRSIVEYYPGQSLLGDTISIKEPYGILVHYRKELQEYKENCDDAEASHHISVLQKYLEDNFEEKLKLEDDRHARANPVVTFEMLWMLFKPGMDVYAQFDEQRAGFVLQGCENSTENTRPGQPSPLKVKMWYLDFDGRFVGRRSHEVTIAPFEGEREITSLKVIPAHYIDNNPALSPRKQLEDRGEKFYSMLMGKQMDYRGFSMPVEQKPKRFHEGRVVVDQSAFYTYADWQETQKHPAPVLGIDDDDSGILADLHYNCNCTDCNSKRLAASANTRWGRYENIEPRETPSLAETDANGIVSRHKYFLCPRRIMGFDLKSKKWQALDVDCCQSPKFYTSAIENLVLPNEKQEMIKALVHKYTSSKKAGRSETTWSADPIPNKGEGQIFLLHGPPGAGKTYTAECVAEFTSRPLLSLTCGDIGTDEFRVEESLSKWFKLAEIWGAVMLIDEADVYLERREVSELTRNGLVSVFLRAMEYYRGILFLTTNRVGHFDPAFFSRIHVYIGYRPLDSEGRKRIWLQFFTKLGLERGHEITIKSAAKRYILSDDVLKDIEWNGREIRNAFQTAVALAEYEAETKKGGNEDGKLEVELRRDHFEKVVEMSDNFKKYLATVGSEEVAGQSEMTKAKINGDRGDDALL from the exons ATGCATGCCAACGAGGTACCAAGTAAAGATGGCGAGAAATACGTAGTCGTCAAGGTCGAGAAGGATGCTACCACTTCTACCCAAGCATCAAGCGATGCTGGCAAGGACGAGGACATCAAATGCCCAGAAATCTTGTACAAAGTCCAGTATAAGGATGTAGGTGGTGAAATCAAAGGAACAAAAGAGTTGGCAGCACCATATAAGTTGAAGAAGACCAC ATATCGTGATTCGGAAATACCTATTCTAGAAGTCCTATATAGTGTTACGATTTGGTTCCCCACTATttatggaaagaaaaagggcaAGAAGGacaaagatgatgataatgtgGTGTCATCAGAGAtgaaagatgaaaatgactTCGACGAACGATCcatggaagagaaagaactCATTATTCATTCTCCACATATCATGAAAGCCTTGAGATCTATTGTCGAATACTATCCTGGTCAATCTTTACTCGGAGACACCATCTCAATCAAGGAACCTTACGGAATTCTTGTTCATTACCGAAAGGAACTTCAAGAATACAAAGAGAATTGTGATGATGCGGAAGCCAGTCACCACATCAGCGTTCTCCAGAAGTATCTTGAGGATAActttgaagagaagctaAAGTTGGAGGATGACCGACATGCTAGAGCTAATCCAGTAGTAACGTTTGAAATGTTATGGATGTTGTTCAAGCCAGGAATGGATGTCTACGCTCAATTCGACGAACAACGCGCCGGTTTCGTTCTCCAAGGGTGTGAAAACTCTACAGAGAACACTAGACCAGGACAGCCATCACCTCTCAAAGTCAAGATGTGGTATCTAGATTTTGATGGCCGATTTGTTGGACGTCGATCTCATGAGGTCACCATCGCACCATTTGAAGGCGAGCGCGAAATCACATCTTTGAAGGTTATTCCTGCCCACTACATCGACAACAATCCTGCACTCTCTCCACGAAAACAGCTCGAAGATCGGGGTGAGAAATTCTATAGTATGTTGATGGGTAAACAAATGGATTACAGAGGTTTCAGTATGCCCGTTGAGCAAAAGCCAAAACGTTTCCACGAGGGTCGTGTTGTGGTTGATCAAAGTGCTTTCTACACATATGCCGATTGGCAGGAAACACAAAAACACCCAGCTCCAGTCCTCGGTATCGACGATGACGATTCTGGTATTCTTGCAGATTTACACTATAACTGCAATTGTACAGATTGTAATTCAAAGCGACTAGCTGCATCGGCCAATACACGCTGGGGCAGGTACGAAAATATCGAACCTCGCGAAACCCCCTCCCTTGCCGAGACCGACGCAAATGGAATTGTTTCCCGACACAAGTACTTCCTCTGCCCTCGTCGTATCATGGGCTTCGATCTCAAGTCTAAGAAATGGCAAGCTCTCGACGTCGATTGCTGTCAATCTCCCAAATTCTACACTTCGGCTATCGAGAATTTAGTTCTACCAAACGAAAAGCAAGAAATGATCAAAGCCCTCGTTCACAAATACACTTCCTCCAAGAAAGCTGGTAGGAGCGAAACCACCTGGTCAGCAGATCCTATCCCCAACAAAGGAGAAGGACAAATCTTCTTGTTGCACGGTCCTCCTGGTGCGGGTAAAACCTACACCGCAGAGTGTGTAGCCGAATTCACATCAAGACCTCTCCTATCACTCACCTGCGGTGATATCGGAACCGATGAATTCCGCGTGGAAGAATCCCTCAGCAAATGGTTCAAATTAGCCGAAATCTGGGGTGCCGTCATGTTAATCGACGAAGCCGATGTGTATCTCGAACGTCGTGAGGTTTCCGAACTCACACGTAACGGACTCGTATCTGTCTTCTTAAGAGCCATGGAATACTACAGAGgtattctcttcctcactACAAATCGTGTAGGACACTTTGATCCGGCTTTCTTCTCTCGTATTCACGTGTATATTGGATACCGCCCTCTAGACAGCGAAGGCCGTAAGAGAATCTGGCTTCAATTTTTCACAAAGTTAGGATTAGAACGTGGACATGAGATCACCATCAAGAGCGCTGCGAAACGCTACATTCTCTCAGATGATGTACTCAAAGACATCGAATGGAATGGTCGTGAGATCCGCAATGCGTTCCAGACCGCAGTTGCACTGGCTGAATATGAAGCCGAGACAAAGAAGGGCGGGAACGAGGACGGAAAATTGGAAGTGGAACTGAGACGCGATCATTTTGAGAAGGTGGTGGAGATGAGTGATAACTTTAAGAAGTATTTGGCGACTGTGGGAAGTGAGGAGGTGGCTGGACAGAGCGAGATGACGAAGGCGAAGATTAATGGCGATAGAGGTGATGATGCACTTTTGTAG